From a single Brassica rapa cultivar Chiifu-401-42 chromosome A01, CAAS_Brap_v3.01, whole genome shotgun sequence genomic region:
- the LOC103855690 gene encoding uncharacterized membrane protein At4g09580 has translation MEREGETTIGEVAPATPRRCSLSFWEVTTASGVVLGFLVGLLCVYLTMPQSDYSFLKLPRNLQDLQILRDNLEIYTSDYTVQVLVGYCLVYVFMQTFMIPGTVFMSLLAGALFGVIKGMALVVSTATAGASSCFFLSKLIGRPLIFSLWPDKLIFFQDQVARRKDGLLNYMLFLRLTPTLPNTFINVASPIVDVPYHIFFLATFIGLIPAAYVTVRAGIALGELKSLGDLYDFSSMATLFLIGVLSVTPTLISKKKV, from the exons ATggagagagaaggagaaacAACAATCGGCGAGGTTGCTCCGGCGACTCCGAGAAGATGTTCTCTGAGCTTTTGGGAGGTCACGACAGCTTCCGGCGTCGTTTTGGGTTTTCTTGTTGGCCTTCTTTGCGTTTATCTCACAATGCCTCAATCTGATTACAGCTTCCTCAAGCTCCCTCGTAATCTCCAAGATCTTCAGATTCTCAG AGACAATCTGGAGATTTACACAAGTGATTACACAGTTCAAGTTCTTGTCGGATATTGTCTGGTGTATGTTTTTATGCAGACATTCATGATCCCCGGAACTGTCTTCATGTCTTTGCTCGCTGGTGCTCTCTTTGGAGTTATCAAAGGAATGGCTCTCGTTGTCTCCACCGCAACAGCTGGTGCTTCCTCTTGCTTCTTCCTCTCGAAGCTCATCGGCAGACCTTTGATCTTCTCCCTTTGGCCCGACAAGCTCATCTTCTTCCAAGACCAGGTTGCGAGGAGGAAAGATGGGTTGCTGAACTATATGCTCTTCTTGAGACTAACACCGACATTGCCTAACACGTTCATTAATGTTGCTTCTCCTATTGTCGATGTTCCTTACCATATCTTCTTCCTCGCTACATTCATTGGTCTGATTCCTGCTGCTTATGTCACTGTCCGG GCTGGGATCGCTCTTGGAGAGCTGAAATCGTTGGGAGATCTCTATGACTTCAGCTCGATGGCGACTCTGTTTCTCATCGGTGTGCTCTCTGTGACTCCAACCCTTATTAGCAAGAAAAAGGTGTAG
- the LOC103855700 gene encoding AT-hook motif nuclear-localized protein 23, with translation MAGLDLGTAFGYVNHQLHRPDLHLHHSSASDDVTPGAGLGHFTVDDDDNNHQGLDLASGGGSGSSGGGGGDGGGGGNVVGRRPRGRPPGSKNKPKPPVIITRESANTLRAHILEVTSGCDVFDCVATYARRRQRGICVLSGSGTVTNVTIRQPSAAGAVVTLQGTFEILSLSGSFLPPPAPPGATSLTIFLAGGQGQVVGGSVVGELTAAGPVIVIASSFTNVAYERLPLEEDEQQHLGGGGGSNGGGNLFPEVSAGGGGGGLPFFNLPMNMQPNVQLPVEGWPGNSGGRGPF, from the coding sequence ATGGCTGGTCTTGATCTAGGCACAGCTTTTGGTTACGTTAATCACCAGCTCCATCGTCCCGATCTCCATCTCCACCACAGTTCCGCATCAGATGACGTCACTCCAGGCGCCGGACTTGGTCACTTCACCGTCGACGACGACGACAACAACCATCAAGGTCTTGACTTAGCCTCTGGTGGAGGATCAGGAAGCTCTGGAGGTGGAGGAGGTGACGGAGGCGGAGGAGGTAACGTCGTTGGGCGTCGTCCACGTGGAAGACCACCTGGATCCAAAAACAAACCGAAACCTCCGGTGATAATCACGCGCGAGAGCGCAAACACTCTGAGAGCTCATATTCTTGAAGTAACAAGCGGCTGCGACGTTTTTGACTGCGTTGCGACTTACGCTCGTCGAAGGCAGCGAGGGATCTGCGTTCTGAGCGGTAGTGGAACGGTGACCAACGTCACCATACGTCAGCCATCTGCGGCTGGAGCGGTCGTGACGCTACAAGGAACGTTCGAGATTCTTTCGCTCTCCGGATCGTTTCTTCCTCCTCCGGCTCCTCCTGGAGCTACGAGTTTGACAATATTTTTGGCCGGAGGACAAGGACAAGTCGTCGGAGGAAGCGTTGTCGGTGAGCTTACGGCAGCTGGACCGGTGATTGTAATCGCTTCTTCGTTTACTAATGTTGCGTACGAGAGACTTCCATTAGAAGAAGATGAGCAGCAACATCTAGGAGGAGGGGGAGGATCTAACGGCGGAGGTAATTTGTTTCCGGAGGTTTccgccggaggaggaggaggaggacttCCCTTCTTTAATTTACCGATGAATATGCAACCGAATGTGCAACTGCCGGTGGAAGGTTGGCCGGGGAATTCAGGTGGAAGAGGTCCTTTCTGA